The Chloroflexota bacterium genome has a segment encoding these proteins:
- a CDS encoding histone deacetylase family protein: MTRTQRRTIPIIYTPLHQPHVPRIELSYNVVVDHPEVPERVEVMAKALQQAGHAGSFVEPSMFPFEFAAEVHDESLLSFLEQTTSRLAESDDDSVLETPYTISPDTPLAANTLEKAWLASCVVLTGAEMLRGGTPCVYALERPPGHHAGRYKYGGYCYINHAAVAASVLKAHGRVAVLDIDFHHGNGTQDIFYDTDEVLYVSLHGHPAWAYPRFSGWPEETGTGAGENFNLNLPLPMFTQNDAFLDAFSQALEKIAWFAPAYLILSSGFDTRAGDPVGAFSLNDECYQAIGEQLASLSVPLLAVQEGGYDLEGLGKAVVALVDGLAQS; this comes from the coding sequence ATGACCCGCACCCAGCGCCGTACGATTCCTATCATCTACACGCCGCTGCATCAACCCCACGTGCCGCGTATCGAGCTTTCCTACAATGTTGTAGTAGATCATCCGGAGGTGCCGGAGCGCGTCGAAGTGATGGCAAAAGCCTTGCAGCAGGCGGGGCACGCCGGAAGCTTTGTGGAGCCGAGCATGTTCCCGTTTGAGTTCGCCGCCGAAGTGCATGATGAGAGTCTCCTCTCGTTCCTCGAGCAGACCACCTCCCGCCTCGCCGAGTCTGATGACGACTCCGTGCTGGAAACACCGTACACCATCAGTCCCGACACGCCGCTGGCGGCGAATACGCTGGAAAAGGCGTGGCTGGCATCGTGTGTGGTGCTCACCGGCGCCGAAATGCTGCGAGGCGGAACGCCCTGTGTCTATGCCTTGGAGCGCCCGCCGGGGCACCATGCGGGCCGCTACAAATACGGCGGCTATTGTTACATCAATCACGCGGCGGTGGCTGCCAGCGTTCTCAAAGCACACGGCCGCGTCGCCGTACTCGACATCGACTTCCACCACGGCAACGGCACGCAGGACATCTTCTACGACACCGACGAGGTGCTCTACGTCAGCTTGCACGGCCATCCCGCCTGGGCGTACCCGCGCTTTAGCGGTTGGCCGGAAGAGACGGGCACAGGCGCGGGCGAAAACTTCAACCTCAATCTGCCCCTGCCCATGTTCACCCAGAATGATGCCTTTCTGGATGCCTTCTCTCAGGCTCTGGAGAAGATCGCCTGGTTTGCTCCTGCCTATCTCATCCTCTCAAGTGGGTTCGACACGCGAGCCGGCGATCCCGTCGGCGCCTTTTCCCTCAACGATGAGTGCTATCAGGCCATTGGCGAACAGCTAGCCTCGCTCTCCGTGCCGCTACTCGCAGTCCAGGAAGGCGGCTACGACCTGGAGGGCCTGGGCAAAGCGGTGGTTGCGCTGGTGGATGGGCTCGCGCAGTCGTGA
- a CDS encoding phosphoglycerate dehydrogenase: MAKVFIGARSILDLPGPHWDTLRNAGVELAPPLDVFRPLTEQELIDNLDGVVAFVAGSDHFTERVFAAHPQLKIVARVGVGYDQIDVDAATRHGVWITITPGANNDTVADYAFAMILAVARQLVEHAAISRDGGFHRIQGVDVCNKTLGILGLGRIGKSVARRASGFNMRVLAYDVMWDDAAAKELGVEFAEPEALFAEADFISVHLPSTPETVKFVNADRLARMKPSAYIVNTARGSLVDEEALVAAIDAGQLAGAASDVFSVEPPPADHPFLTHPKILPFPHVAGVTQESVHAMVVMAFECLIDVIQGRRPPYPVDEQAGYETLP; the protein is encoded by the coding sequence GTGGCAAAGGTATTCATCGGCGCACGTTCTATCCTTGATCTTCCCGGGCCGCACTGGGACACGCTGCGCAATGCCGGCGTGGAGTTGGCTCCACCGCTCGACGTGTTTCGCCCACTTACCGAACAGGAGCTCATCGACAACCTTGACGGCGTCGTGGCTTTCGTTGCCGGCTCGGACCACTTCACCGAGCGCGTCTTCGCCGCCCATCCGCAGCTCAAGATCGTGGCCCGCGTCGGCGTGGGCTACGACCAGATCGACGTGGACGCCGCCACCAGACATGGTGTCTGGATCACCATCACCCCCGGAGCCAACAACGATACGGTTGCCGACTATGCCTTTGCTATGATCCTGGCGGTGGCGCGGCAGCTTGTGGAGCATGCGGCTATCTCCCGTGACGGCGGGTTTCACCGCATTCAAGGCGTGGACGTGTGCAATAAGACCCTGGGCATCCTGGGTCTCGGCCGCATCGGCAAGTCGGTGGCGCGCCGTGCGAGCGGCTTCAATATGCGCGTTCTCGCCTACGACGTAATGTGGGATGACGCGGCGGCGAAAGAACTCGGCGTGGAGTTCGCGGAACCGGAAGCGCTCTTCGCGGAAGCGGACTTCATCTCGGTCCACCTGCCGAGCACGCCGGAGACCGTCAAATTCGTCAACGCCGACCGGCTGGCGCGCATGAAGCCCAGTGCCTACATTGTGAATACCGCCCGCGGCAGCCTGGTGGACGAGGAGGCGCTGGTGGCCGCCATCGACGCGGGTCAACTGGCCGGCGCCGCCTCCGACGTCTTTTCCGTGGAACCTCCACCCGCAGACCACCCCTTCTTGACCCACCCCAAAATCCTGCCCTTCCCCCACGTGGCCGGCGTCACCCAAGAATCCGTCCACGCCATGGTGGTCATGGCCTTCGAATGCCTCATTGACGTCATCCAAGGCAGACGCCCGCCGTATCCGGTAGACGAACAGGCTGGGTACGAGACGTTGCCGTAA
- the gndA gene encoding NADP-dependent phosphogluconate dehydrogenase yields MAEQNAGTCDIGVIGMAVMGQNLALNIESKGFTVAVFNRTTSRTEAFVKERGQGKNVVGALTLEDFVAALKPPRKAMLMVQAGAGTDAVIDALLPLLDPGDLIIDGGNSFYDDTERRAAAVEAQGRGYIGTGVSGGEYGALHGPSIMPGGTETAYAAVEPIFTKIAAQVDDGPCCAYLGPGSAGHYVKMVHNGIEYGIMQVLAEAYDVMQRGLGMTVPEIQEVVAGWNAGELQSFLVEITADILTRKDTETDKFVVEIIQDSAAQKGTGKWTSQSALDHGIPIPTITAATEARILSSFKEIREQADGILHGASPAFAGAREELLPALQDAVYLAAVSAYAQGMHLLTAASAERNYNLDFATVARIWKGGCIIRSLLLEPIKQAFAADPDLPNLMLAEPFATDVRERTPGLRRIVAAAVSEGLPTPAMSAALNYIEGYRTARLPANLVQAQRDYFGAHTYQRVDMEGAFHTEWQDIHNIS; encoded by the coding sequence ATGGCAGAGCAGAACGCAGGCACCTGTGACATTGGTGTCATCGGCATGGCGGTTATGGGACAGAACCTTGCCTTGAACATTGAGAGCAAGGGTTTTACGGTGGCGGTTTTCAACCGTACGACCTCGCGTACTGAGGCGTTCGTCAAAGAGCGGGGACAGGGCAAGAACGTGGTCGGCGCCCTGACGCTGGAAGATTTCGTTGCCGCCCTCAAGCCCCCGCGCAAGGCAATGCTCATGGTGCAGGCCGGCGCGGGTACGGATGCGGTAATTGACGCCTTGCTGCCGCTGCTCGATCCCGGCGACCTCATCATCGACGGCGGCAACTCGTTTTATGACGATACCGAGCGGAGGGCCGCCGCCGTAGAAGCGCAGGGGCGCGGCTACATCGGCACCGGCGTGAGCGGCGGCGAGTACGGCGCGTTGCACGGACCTTCCATCATGCCCGGCGGCACGGAGACGGCGTATGCGGCGGTGGAACCCATCTTCACCAAGATCGCGGCACAGGTGGACGACGGTCCCTGCTGCGCTTACTTAGGCCCGGGGTCCGCCGGACACTACGTGAAAATGGTCCACAACGGTATCGAGTACGGCATCATGCAGGTGCTGGCGGAAGCCTATGACGTGATGCAGCGCGGCCTGGGCATGACCGTGCCTGAAATACAGGAAGTCGTGGCCGGTTGGAATGCCGGCGAACTGCAGTCGTTTCTCGTGGAGATCACCGCCGACATCCTGACCCGCAAGGACACCGAGACCGACAAGTTCGTCGTCGAGATCATCCAGGACAGCGCGGCGCAGAAGGGCACGGGCAAGTGGACGTCCCAGAGCGCCCTCGACCACGGCATTCCCATTCCCACCATTACCGCCGCTACCGAAGCACGGATTCTCTCCAGCTTCAAGGAGATCCGCGAGCAGGCCGACGGTATCCTGCACGGCGCGTCGCCTGCATTCGCCGGCGCGCGGGAAGAGTTGCTGCCCGCGCTCCAAGATGCCGTCTACCTGGCGGCGGTTTCCGCCTACGCCCAGGGCATGCATCTTCTCACCGCAGCCTCGGCTGAACGCAACTACAACCTGGACTTCGCCACTGTCGCGCGCATCTGGAAGGGTGGCTGCATCATTCGTTCACTGCTGCTCGAGCCCATCAAGCAGGCGTTCGCCGCCGACCCGGACCTGCCCAATCTCATGCTGGCGGAGCCGTTTGCAACTGACGTCAGGGAGCGTACACCCGGCCTGCGCCGCATCGTAGCGGCAGCAGTCTCCGAAGGCTTGCCCACGCCGGCGATGAGCGCCGCGCTCAACTACATCGAGGGCTACCGCACGGCGCGGCTGCCCGCCAACCTTGTGCAGGCCCAGCGCGACTATTTCGGCGCGCATACGTACCAGCGTGTGGACATGGAGGGCGCGTTCCACACCGAGTGGCAGGACATTCACAATATCTCGTAG
- a CDS encoding energy-coupling factor ABC transporter permease, with the protein MTHIMVPDGVFPVWLWGLGWVVTIAMVGLIVLRTDREAMVRMVPLIGVMAALMTVAMSFALVPIAYEPHLTVVAGILLGPVYGFIAGHIFMILRWLMGDGAITLIGINTVLMGAEITMGYLLFRGFLKLLRERAALTAGISAFIALALTTGLFLGVVAAGNINPFQGEMGELGAYSIETGTIQDPFAEGVVALHVFEGDHEEHEEAPTIVGESPFLVYTRAVLILGLIGWVLEGILVSLIIGFLARVRRDLVIPARVPAAQE; encoded by the coding sequence ATGACGCACATCATGGTGCCGGACGGCGTTTTTCCGGTCTGGCTGTGGGGCCTTGGCTGGGTGGTTACGATTGCTATGGTCGGACTGATCGTTCTGCGCACGGACCGTGAAGCCATGGTGCGCATGGTGCCTTTGATTGGCGTGATGGCCGCGCTGATGACGGTTGCCATGTCGTTTGCGCTCGTTCCTATCGCCTATGAGCCGCACCTGACCGTGGTAGCCGGTATCTTGCTCGGGCCGGTCTATGGCTTCATTGCGGGCCACATCTTCATGATTCTCCGCTGGCTCATGGGCGACGGGGCGATTACCCTCATCGGGATCAACACCGTGCTCATGGGGGCAGAGATCACCATGGGATACCTGCTCTTCCGGGGTTTCTTGAAATTGCTAAGGGAGCGCGCAGCCCTTACAGCGGGGATTAGCGCATTCATTGCGCTTGCGTTGACGACCGGGTTGTTTCTCGGCGTTGTCGCGGCAGGCAACATCAATCCATTTCAAGGCGAGATGGGGGAACTGGGCGCGTATAGCATTGAAACAGGCACAATCCAGGATCCATTTGCCGAGGGCGTGGTGGCCTTGCACGTTTTCGAGGGTGATCATGAGGAGCATGAGGAAGCGCCCACTATCGTTGGAGAGTCTCCGTTCTTGGTCTATACCCGTGCGGTGTTAATCCTTGGTCTGATCGGATGGGTGTTGGAAGGCATCTTGGTCAGCTTGATCATCGGTTTCTTGGCGCGCGTACGGCGTGACTTGGTGATACCGGCGCGTGTTCCGGCTGCCCAGGAGTAG
- a CDS encoding SRPBCC family protein: MRRFTLETSLWLPQPVEDVFSFFADAANLESLTPPWLRFTIQTPLPIAMAAGTRIDYRLRYRGFPLRWRTAIQAWEPPHRFVDCQIEGPYRRWVHEHVFVAQDGGTFATDNVEYALLGGAFTNVLLVGRDLERIFAFRRQRMLEIFGGTAGECRS; this comes from the coding sequence ATGCGACGATTCACCCTTGAGACAAGCCTCTGGCTGCCGCAGCCGGTAGAGGACGTGTTCTCCTTCTTCGCCGATGCGGCAAACCTGGAAAGCCTCACGCCGCCGTGGCTGCGGTTTACGATCCAAACGCCCCTGCCGATTGCAATGGCGGCCGGCACCCGCATCGACTATCGGCTGCGGTATCGCGGCTTCCCCCTGCGCTGGCGCACTGCAATCCAGGCGTGGGAGCCGCCGCATCGTTTCGTTGACTGCCAAATCGAAGGACCTTACCGCCGCTGGGTGCACGAGCACGTGTTCGTAGCGCAAGACGGCGGGACATTCGCGACGGACAACGTAGAGTACGCATTGCTGGGCGGTGCGTTCACCAATGTTCTGCTCGTTGGCCGGGACTTAGAAAGAATCTTCGCCTTCCGACGGCAGCGAATGCTGGAGATCTTCGGCGGCACGGCCGGAGAATGCCGCTCATAG
- a CDS encoding NUDIX domain-containing protein, which translates to MDWHGGEIKLVASAYVTHELPPPDYITSVRSLVFHDDSVLLMRNRDGARVLPGGRLEAGETLLDALHREIREEAGVQLRDIHRLGFVHLRHQTPRPPQYAYPYPDFFWVVFRSHSHSKCAVPQKPDEYQISAEFVPLAKLEGLNLRPLDQAYLAAATQGQARDRGPD; encoded by the coding sequence ATGGACTGGCACGGCGGCGAGATCAAGCTGGTTGCCTCTGCCTATGTCACGCACGAGTTGCCGCCGCCGGACTACATTACGTCCGTGCGGTCACTCGTGTTCCACGATGACAGCGTCCTTTTGATGCGTAATAGGGATGGAGCGCGAGTCCTGCCGGGCGGCAGGCTGGAAGCTGGAGAAACGCTGCTGGACGCGCTGCATCGTGAGATACGCGAGGAAGCCGGCGTTCAACTCAGGGACATCCACCGCTTGGGGTTTGTGCATCTCCGGCACCAAACGCCAAGACCTCCGCAATACGCGTACCCGTATCCCGACTTCTTCTGGGTGGTCTTTCGATCCCACTCCCACAGCAAGTGCGCCGTGCCGCAAAAGCCGGATGAATACCAAATCTCGGCCGAGTTCGTTCCGCTCGCGAAGCTTGAGGGATTGAATCTGAGACCGTTGGACCAGGCGTATCTCGCCGCTGCCACACAGGGTCAAGCGCGGGATAGAGGGCCGGACTAG
- the hflX gene encoding GTPase HflX, with protein MLDFSQHSVGTERGSERAVLVCVALGNDSEQWPVQESLQELASLARTAGAIVVDTYYQRRRKPDPATFIGKGKVEEIKALRHEQAYDLVIFDNDLTPSQQRNLEEKLDVKVLDRTALILDIFATRAQTTEGKLQVEMAQLTYLLPRLSTLWVEFSRLGAGIGTRGPGETQIESDRRLIRQRLSHLRSRLEAVRARRARQRARRTVNDIPVASLVGYTNSGKSTLLNAVTQAGVLAEDKLFATLDPTTRRVKLPNGLEVVFSDTVGFIRHLPPMLIAAFRATLEEILAADILLHVVDVSHPQSERQVAAVYQTLADLGIEDKPIITVLNKIDRLEGLAPNPADHPKPVFVSAREGDGLETLLDTVANTLDAQLSVDVHVRIPYREGRLVSLFHQRGSIRREQHRADGTVIEGTLPRKYWPALRPYAVGST; from the coding sequence TTGCTTGATTTCTCTCAGCACAGCGTTGGCACGGAGCGTGGGTCGGAACGCGCGGTACTCGTCTGCGTCGCGCTCGGCAATGATTCCGAGCAATGGCCGGTGCAGGAATCCCTGCAGGAGCTTGCCAGCCTCGCCCGCACCGCCGGCGCCATCGTCGTCGACACGTACTACCAGCGGCGGCGTAAACCGGACCCGGCAACCTTCATTGGCAAGGGCAAGGTGGAGGAAATAAAGGCGCTGCGGCACGAGCAGGCCTACGACCTGGTCATTTTCGATAACGACCTCACGCCCAGTCAACAGCGCAACCTTGAAGAGAAGCTTGACGTCAAGGTACTCGACCGCACGGCGCTCATCCTCGACATCTTCGCCACGCGCGCCCAGACCACCGAGGGCAAGCTGCAGGTCGAGATGGCGCAGCTCACGTATCTGCTCCCGCGGCTCTCCACGCTCTGGGTAGAATTCTCGCGTCTCGGCGCGGGCATTGGCACCCGCGGCCCCGGCGAGACGCAGATTGAGTCGGACCGGCGGCTCATCCGCCAGCGGCTCTCACACTTGCGGTCGCGACTCGAAGCGGTGCGCGCCCGGCGCGCCCGCCAACGAGCCCGGCGCACGGTGAATGACATTCCGGTGGCATCGCTCGTCGGCTATACGAACTCCGGCAAGAGCACGCTGCTGAATGCCGTGACACAGGCCGGCGTGCTGGCTGAAGATAAGCTCTTTGCTACCTTGGATCCCACCACGCGCCGCGTAAAGCTGCCTAACGGACTGGAAGTGGTATTCAGCGACACCGTGGGTTTCATCCGCCATTTGCCGCCCATGCTCATAGCGGCATTTCGCGCGACGCTCGAAGAGATCCTGGCCGCCGACATCTTACTGCACGTTGTGGACGTCAGCCATCCGCAGTCCGAGCGCCAAGTAGCGGCGGTCTACCAGACCCTGGCCGACCTTGGCATCGAAGATAAGCCCATCATCACGGTCCTCAACAAGATCGACCGGCTTGAGGGACTCGCGCCGAATCCGGCGGATCACCCCAAGCCTGTGTTCGTTTCCGCCCGTGAAGGGGACGGACTGGAGACGCTCTTAGATACGGTGGCGAACACATTAGACGCGCAGCTTTCGGTAGACGTGCACGTGCGCATCCCCTACCGAGAGGGGCGATTGGTCAGCCTCTTCCACCAGCGGGGCAGCATTCGCCGCGAGCAACACCGTGCCGACGGCACCGTGATCGAAGGGACGCTCCCCCGAAAATACTGGCCGGCACTACGACCCTACGCCGTCGGCTCAACCTAG
- the queF gene encoding preQ(1) synthase — protein MSNPESDKRPSGKRRRRQTRYGEEEIESVEIRYFPNPGPKRDYYVQIRLPELTFKDPVSGYPDFAVATMVYVPDARIVDLKTLKLYFNSFRDKYFSHERITNELFDELLAGLKPRGALLMMEFNPRGNVSTRVITTTDDDFLERAQNVLEMPATRPAF, from the coding sequence ATGAGCAATCCGGAATCAGACAAGAGGCCGAGCGGGAAGCGGAGAAGACGCCAGACGCGCTATGGCGAAGAAGAGATTGAATCCGTAGAGATTCGCTACTTCCCAAATCCTGGACCCAAGCGTGACTACTACGTGCAGATTCGCCTGCCGGAGTTGACGTTCAAAGACCCCGTTTCCGGGTACCCGGACTTCGCCGTCGCCACCATGGTGTACGTGCCCGACGCGCGCATTGTGGACCTAAAGACGTTGAAGCTTTACTTTAATAGCTTCCGCGACAAGTACTTCTCCCACGAGCGCATCACCAACGAACTGTTCGACGAATTGCTGGCAGGGCTGAAGCCGCGGGGCGCGCTGCTCATGATGGAGTTCAACCCGCGCGGCAACGTCTCTACGCGGGTTATTACCACCACGGACGATGACTTTCTCGAACGCGCGCAGAACGTCCTCGAAATGCCGGCGACCCGCCCCGCCTTTTAG
- the rplL gene encoding 50S ribosomal protein L7/L12 yields the protein MAQTISTEDIIGAIENMTLLEVSELVKALEEKFGVSAAAPVAVAASSGDGDGAAAEEEKDSFDVVLTDIGDKKIQVIKAVREITGLGLREAKAAVEAAPNPIKEGVSKEEGEEVKGKLEEVGATVELK from the coding sequence ATGGCACAGACGATTTCGACTGAGGACATTATTGGCGCTATCGAGAACATGACGTTGCTCGAAGTCTCAGAGCTTGTAAAGGCTTTGGAAGAGAAGTTCGGCGTTTCGGCTGCCGCACCGGTCGCGGTGGCAGCGTCATCGGGCGATGGCGACGGCGCCGCGGCTGAAGAGGAGAAGGATTCCTTCGACGTCGTGCTCACGGACATTGGCGACAAGAAAATCCAGGTCATCAAGGCCGTGCGCGAGATCACCGGCCTGGGTCTGCGTGAAGCCAAGGCGGCCGTGGAAGCGGCGCCGAATCCGATCAAGGAAGGCGTGAGCAAGGAAGAGGGCGAAGAGGTCAAGGGCAAGCTGGAAGAGGTGGGGGCCACCGTCGAGCTCAAGTAG
- the rplJ gene encoding 50S ribosomal protein L10, which yields MGTREEKAAIIEDLRERLRGTDLAIVADYRGLTVGQMQTLRRELRAAGGQFKVAKNTLLRLAAEREDQAGLTQLLDGPSGIAFADGDMVTVAKALTTFAKSVDALEVRGALMNGQAISADEVRALASLPSREELLAKMLGSMQSPATNLVGVLSAVARSLALVLQARADQLQQSEGA from the coding sequence TTGGGAACTCGTGAGGAAAAGGCCGCAATCATCGAAGACTTGCGCGAGCGGCTGCGCGGCACAGATCTTGCCATCGTTGCCGACTACCGGGGTCTCACCGTAGGACAGATGCAAACGCTTCGCCGCGAACTCAGGGCTGCCGGCGGCCAGTTCAAGGTGGCGAAGAACACGTTGCTGCGCTTGGCTGCGGAGCGGGAAGACCAGGCTGGCCTCACCCAACTGCTGGATGGCCCAAGCGGCATCGCATTTGCCGACGGCGACATGGTGACGGTAGCGAAAGCCCTAACAACTTTCGCCAAAAGCGTGGATGCCCTCGAAGTACGCGGTGCCCTAATGAACGGACAGGCCATTAGCGCCGATGAGGTCCGCGCGCTGGCGTCGCTGCCGTCACGCGAGGAGCTGCTGGCCAAGATGCTGGGCAGCATGCAGTCCCCCGCGACGAACTTGGTGGGCGTGCTCAGCGCCGTGGCAAGAAGTCTGGCGCTCGTGCTGCAAGCACGGGCGGATCAGTTGCAGCAATCGGAAGGCGCCTAG
- a CDS encoding M23 family metallopeptidase — translation MQSLSRRLLLKYAGLFVPASKLAPRELPLPAEQEPIYQLPFNTPPGPSTWYVAQWYGNTNLAHRFRHTVYREGQGIHFGIDFACPCDTEIRAIGDGVVIGADDLSFGAGPHNAIVLHPNGDLSLYGHLRRFPAVPAGGSVQAGDLIGYAGDWLDNVACLAAPHLHLEIRRPDRTRAVNPAPLIKADWHNAALGRFLGFVKDLENPRRWQLIEDQPDTLFGGRILNDYARLWMR, via the coding sequence GTGCAATCGCTATCGCGCCGTCTTCTATTGAAGTATGCCGGGCTCTTCGTCCCCGCCAGCAAACTCGCGCCGCGTGAGCTCCCGCTTCCCGCTGAGCAAGAACCCATCTACCAGCTTCCCTTCAATACGCCGCCGGGACCGAGCACCTGGTACGTGGCGCAGTGGTATGGGAATACGAACCTGGCACACCGCTTCCGCCACACGGTCTATCGGGAAGGGCAGGGGATTCATTTCGGCATCGACTTTGCCTGCCCGTGCGATACTGAGATCAGGGCGATCGGCGACGGCGTGGTGATCGGCGCGGACGACCTCTCCTTTGGCGCGGGTCCCCATAACGCGATCGTGCTGCACCCCAACGGTGACCTGTCGTTGTACGGACATCTGCGCCGGTTTCCGGCAGTTCCTGCCGGCGGCTCGGTGCAAGCGGGCGATCTCATCGGCTACGCGGGTGACTGGCTCGATAACGTGGCTTGCTTAGCCGCGCCTCACCTGCACCTGGAGATCCGACGGCCGGACCGCACCCGCGCGGTCAATCCGGCGCCCTTGATCAAGGCTGATTGGCACAATGCGGCGTTGGGCCGCTTCCTCGGCTTTGTCAAAGACCTTGAGAATCCGCGCCGTTGGCAATTAATCGAAGATCAGCCGGACACGCTTTTCGGCGGGCGCATTCTCAATGACTACGCCCGCCTTTGGATGCGTTAA